Part of the bacterium genome is shown below.
TCGAGGGGGGATCTCGCCCTGCTGGTGACGTCGCTGCGGGAGCCCCTGGCGATCGTCGGCCGGGATCCGGCGGGGCTCTGGAAAATCGTCCGGGGCATCTGATTTACATACGGGATTGGATATGGTATAAATTAATTCCTCAATAAAAACGGAACATTTTCGTCGGAACGAAAGGAGAAAGGCAAAAGATCATGAGTCTGGTCACCGAGAAAAAGAGCGACATCATCGGCAAGTTCCGTGTTCACGACACGGACACCGGGTCCCCCGAGGTCCAGGTCGCCCTCCTGACGGAGCGGATCAACATGATCACGGACCACCTCAAGATCCACTCCAAGGACTTCAGCACGCGGCGGGGCCTGCTCAAGCTGGTCGGGCAGCGGCGGCGACTGCTCGATTACCTGAAGTCGGTGGAATCGATGCGGTACAAGGCCCTTCTGGAGACACTTGGCCTTCGGAAGTAGTCCCGGCATCGCTCCAGAAATCTCCGCCAACACAATCCGCGGTCCCCGGGGGGAACCGCTATGAGAAGGGAATCCATCACTGTGGGAAACGTGTACGAAATGGAAGTGTCCGGACGGAACATGTCCATCGAATCGGGCCGTTGGGCCCGCCAGGCCGGCGGCGCGACGGTCGTCCGCTACGGGGAATCGGTGGTGCTGGTCACCGCCTGCCTCTCGGAGAACCCCCGGTCGGGGATCGACTTTCTCCCGCTGGTCGTCGACTACGTGGAGAAGACCTCCGCCGTCGGAAAGATCCCCGGCGGCTTCTTCAAGCGCGAGGGAAGGCTCTCCGAGTTCGAGATCCTCACCTCCCGGATGATCGATCGGCCCATCCGTCCCCTCTTCCCGAAAGGGTTCTACAACGAGATCCAGATCGTCGCCACCGTCCTCTCCGCGGACAAGGAGAACGACACCGGGATCCTGGCCATGATCGGCGCCTCCGCCGCGCTCTCGATCTCGGAGATCCCCTTCGCCGGACCGATCGCCGGGGCCCGGGTCGGGCGCATCGACGGGAAGCTGGTGGTCAATCCCGTCCTCCCCGACTTCGAGCGGAGCGACCTGAACATCTTCGTCGCCGGAAGCCGCGACGCGATCCTGATGGTCGAGGGCGGGTCGAACGAGGTGTCCGAGGAAGAGGTGCTCGACGCGATCCTCTTCGCGCACCGCTCGATGGTGCCGATCCTCGACCTCCAGGAACGGATGGCGCGGGAGATCGGCAAGGAGAAGCGCGTCTTCGAGAAGAAGGTCCTTTCCGACGAAGACCTGCGGAAGATCGCGTCGATCGCCGAGGCTCCTTTCGCGGAGGCGTACGCCATCCGGGAGAAGCAGAACCGGCGCAAGCGGATCGAGGGGATCGGAGAGTCCGTTCGCGCCGCCTTCACCGACGAGGAGCGCTCGGAAAAGGGGGCGCTGATCAACGACGCCCTGAAAAGCCTGGAAAAGAAGTTCGTCCGCGGGACGATCCTGCGGGAGAAAAAGCGGATCGACGGCCGCGGGCTGAAGGACGTCCGCGCCATTTCCTGCGAGGTGGGGGTGCTCCCCCGCACCCACGGCTCCGCCGTCTTCACCCGGGGGGAGACGCAGGCCCTGGTCATGGCCACCCTTGGGACGTCGCAGGACGAGCAGCGGATCGACTCGATCATGGGGGACATCACCAAGTCGTTCATGCTTCATTACAACTTCCCGCCCTTCAGCGTCGGTGAGGTCAAGATGCTGCGCGGCCCCGGCCGCCGCGAGGTCGGTCACGGTGCGCTCGCCGAGCGCGCCGTGTCGAAGGTGCTGCCGAAGAACGCGGACTTCCCGTACACGGTTCGCGTCGTGTCCGAGGTCCTGGAGTCCAACGGGTCCTCCTCCATGGCCACGGTGTGCGGGGCGTCCCTCGCGATGATGGACGCCGGGGTCCCGACCTCCGGAGCCGTCTCCGGGATCGCGATGGGGCTCATCAAGGAGGGGGACGACGTCGCGGTCCTCTCCGACATCCTCGGGGACGAGGACCACCTGGGCGACATGGACTTCAAGGTGGCGGGGACGAAAAACGGGGTGACCGCCATCCAGATGGATATCAAGATCGGCGGCGTCAGCCGTGAAATCATGCTCTCCGCCCTGCAGCAGGCCCGCGAGGGACGGCTCCACATCCTGGGGAAGATGAACGCCGCGATCGACACGCACCGCCCCGAACTCTCCCCGTACGCTCCGCGGATCTACGTGATGATGGTGAAGACCGACAAGATCCGGGAGATCATCGGCCCGGGAGGAAAGGTCATCCGCGGGATCCAGGAGCAGACGGGCGTGAAGATCGACATCGACGACGACGGGACCGTGAAGATCGCCGCGGTGAACGCCGACTCGGCGCGGGCGGCCATCTCCATCATCGAGGGGATCACGCAGAGCGCCGAGGTGGGAAAGGTCTACGAGGGGAGGGTCCGCAAGATCATGGATTTCGGCGCCTTCGTGGAAATCTTCCCGGGCACCGACGGACTGCTCCACGTTTCCCAGATCTCCAACCACCGCGTCAACGTCGCCGACTGCTTCAAGGAGGGGGACGACGTCACCGTCCGCGTTCTCGAGGTGGACCGGGACGGGAAGATCCGTCTCTCCCACAAGGAGTTCGAGGAGGAGGGAAGGTTCCCCGAGGCCTCGGGCCCGCCGCCCGGACAGGACCGGGACAGGGAGAAGGGCGACCCCGGCCGGGATCGCGGGCGGGACGGCGGCCGCGGCGGGGGAAGGGGCCGCCGATAACCGGCCGACGTCGATGACGGTCGCCCGTACCCTCCTCGACAACGGCGTCGCCATCGTCACCGAACAGGTCCCCTGGCTGCGGTCCGCGACCGTGGGGATCTGGGTGCCGGTGGGTTCGCGCGCGGAGACGCCCGCCGAAAGCGGCGTCGCGCATTTCATCGAGCACATGCTGTTCAAGGGGACGCCCCGCCGGAGGGCCGTGGACATCTCCCGGGCCATCGAATCCGTGGGCGGCACGATGAACGCCGCCACCTCCCGGGAATACACGTACTTCTTCGCCAAGTCGATGGAGAAGGATTTTCCGCTTCTCGTGGACCTGCTCACCGACATCTACCGGAACTCCCTCTTCGACGAGGCGGAGCTGGACCGCGAGAGGGGGGTCATCCTCCAGGAGATCCTCATGGTGGACGACACCCCCGAGGAGTATCTCCACGACTATTTCAACGCGGCATACTGGGGGGGGCACCCGTTGGGGCTTCCCGTGCAGGGGTCCGCGGAGACCGTGGGGCGGTTCGACCGGTCCCGGCTCATAGGGTATTTCGACGACCGGTTCCGGCGGACGGGGATCGTGGTGACGGTTGTGGGGAACCTCCTCCACGCGGCCGTGGCCGAAGCGTTCGAGCGCTCTCTCTCCTCGCTCCCGCTCGGGGAGCCGCTGGTTCCCGTTTCCCCGACGCCGCCGGTGCGGGGGACCTTCCTCAAGCGGAAGCCCCTCGAGCAGGTGCACCTGTGCCTGGGCGCCCCCGGCGTATCACGCCGGAGCGAGCGGATCTACGCGATGGACGTGCTGAACGCGGTCCTCGGAGGCAGCTCCACCAGCCGCCTTTTCCAGCAGGTCCGCGAGGAGCGCGGGCTGGCGTACTCCGTCGGCTCTTCCCTGTCCGCCTACGCGGACGCCGGGGTCGTCGACATCTACGCCGGCACGGGGCGGGAGACCGCCGCCGAGGTGCTCTCCGTCGCGGGCGACGTGGTCGACGCCCTCCAGCGGGGCGGGGTCACCGACGACGAGGTCTCGTTCGGCAAGGAACTTATCAAGGGAAACACCCTGCTTTCGCTGGAAAGCACGGGATACCGGATGTCGTGCCTCGCGATGAACGAGATGTTCCTCTCCCGCCTGGAGCCCCCGGAGGCGATCCTCGACCGCGTCGATGCGGTGACCCCGGAGGAAGTGCGCGCGCTCGCGGCGGAGGTGCTCTGCAGGGAGCGGTTCACGCTGGCGGCCGTCGGGGACCTGCCCGACGGGGGGCTTTCGTTTGACGGGCGATGATTGCGCGATCCGGGTGCGGCTGGTGCGCGCCGGGGACGGTTCCCTCCCCGCGTACCAGACGGCCGGGTCGGCCGGGATGGACCTGAAAGCCGACGT
Proteins encoded:
- the rpsO gene encoding 30S ribosomal protein S15; translated protein: MSLVTEKKSDIIGKFRVHDTDTGSPEVQVALLTERINMITDHLKIHSKDFSTRRGLLKLVGQRRRLLDYLKSVESMRYKALLETLGLRK
- the pnp gene encoding polyribonucleotide nucleotidyltransferase yields the protein MEVSGRNMSIESGRWARQAGGATVVRYGESVVLVTACLSENPRSGIDFLPLVVDYVEKTSAVGKIPGGFFKREGRLSEFEILTSRMIDRPIRPLFPKGFYNEIQIVATVLSADKENDTGILAMIGASAALSISEIPFAGPIAGARVGRIDGKLVVNPVLPDFERSDLNIFVAGSRDAILMVEGGSNEVSEEEVLDAILFAHRSMVPILDLQERMAREIGKEKRVFEKKVLSDEDLRKIASIAEAPFAEAYAIREKQNRRKRIEGIGESVRAAFTDEERSEKGALINDALKSLEKKFVRGTILREKKRIDGRGLKDVRAISCEVGVLPRTHGSAVFTRGETQALVMATLGTSQDEQRIDSIMGDITKSFMLHYNFPPFSVGEVKMLRGPGRREVGHGALAERAVSKVLPKNADFPYTVRVVSEVLESNGSSSMATVCGASLAMMDAGVPTSGAVSGIAMGLIKEGDDVAVLSDILGDEDHLGDMDFKVAGTKNGVTAIQMDIKIGGVSREIMLSALQQAREGRLHILGKMNAAIDTHRPELSPYAPRIYVMMVKTDKIREIIGPGGKVIRGIQEQTGVKIDIDDDGTVKIAAVNADSARAAISIIEGITQSAEVGKVYEGRVRKIMDFGAFVEIFPGTDGLLHVSQISNHRVNVADCFKEGDDVTVRVLEVDRDGKIRLSHKEFEEEGRFPEASGPPPGQDRDREKGDPGRDRGRDGGRGGGRGRR
- a CDS encoding insulinase family protein, encoding MTVARTLLDNGVAIVTEQVPWLRSATVGIWVPVGSRAETPAESGVAHFIEHMLFKGTPRRRAVDISRAIESVGGTMNAATSREYTYFFAKSMEKDFPLLVDLLTDIYRNSLFDEAELDRERGVILQEILMVDDTPEEYLHDYFNAAYWGGHPLGLPVQGSAETVGRFDRSRLIGYFDDRFRRTGIVVTVVGNLLHAAVAEAFERSLSSLPLGEPLVPVSPTPPVRGTFLKRKPLEQVHLCLGAPGVSRRSERIYAMDVLNAVLGGSSTSRLFQQVREERGLAYSVGSSLSAYADAGVVDIYAGTGRETAAEVLSVAGDVVDALQRGGVTDDEVSFGKELIKGNTLLSLESTGYRMSCLAMNEMFLSRLEPPEAILDRVDAVTPEEVRALAAEVLCRERFTLAAVGDLPDGGLSFDGR